From Acidimicrobiales bacterium, one genomic window encodes:
- the glyA gene encoding serine hydroxymethyltransferase: MPWPSTADDPVLDLITKEETRQNTTVQLIASENFASPAVMAATGSVLTNKYSEGYPGKRYYGGNMVVDEIEDEARRRVCALFGADHANVQPHAGAIANMGVYQALLEPGDTVLGMSLDHGGHLTHGSPVNFSGLLYNFVSYGVTASDERIDFDDMAAKAHAERPKMIVAGATAYPRIIDPQPLRDIADEVGALLMFDAAHIAGLIAGGQHPNPVPLADVMTFTTHKTLRGPRGGCILAREEYAAKIDKAMFPGIQGGPLEHVIAAKALAFGEAATDEFKSYTARIVENAAALAEALAGHGFRLVSGGTDNHLLLVDLRGFDEELTGKEAQAVLDDAGVSLNKNTIPDDPRSPFVTSGVRIGTPAVTTQGMGPAEMVTIAELIARALRERNDPAAVAAVKADAATLCGEFPPYPDLGA; the protein is encoded by the coding sequence ATGCCCTGGCCCAGCACTGCCGACGATCCCGTCCTCGACCTCATCACCAAGGAGGAGACGCGTCAGAACACCACGGTGCAGCTGATCGCCTCGGAGAACTTCGCGTCGCCCGCCGTGATGGCCGCGACGGGCTCGGTGCTGACCAACAAGTACAGCGAGGGCTATCCGGGCAAGCGTTACTACGGCGGCAACATGGTGGTCGACGAGATCGAGGACGAGGCACGGCGACGTGTCTGTGCCCTCTTCGGGGCCGACCACGCCAACGTCCAGCCCCACGCCGGTGCGATCGCCAACATGGGGGTCTACCAGGCGCTCCTCGAGCCGGGCGACACCGTCCTCGGGATGAGCCTCGACCACGGAGGGCACCTCACCCACGGGTCGCCGGTCAACTTCTCGGGCCTGCTCTACAACTTCGTCTCCTACGGCGTGACCGCGAGCGATGAACGCATCGATTTCGACGACATGGCGGCGAAAGCCCACGCCGAGAGGCCGAAGATGATCGTTGCGGGGGCCACCGCCTACCCGCGCATCATCGACCCGCAACCCCTGCGCGACATCGCCGACGAGGTCGGCGCGCTCTTGATGTTCGACGCCGCCCACATCGCGGGCCTCATCGCCGGGGGCCAGCACCCCAATCCCGTTCCGCTGGCCGACGTGATGACCTTCACGACCCACAAGACGCTTCGCGGTCCGCGTGGCGGGTGCATCCTCGCCCGTGAGGAGTACGCGGCGAAGATCGACAAGGCCATGTTCCCCGGGATCCAGGGCGGCCCGCTCGAACACGTCATCGCGGCGAAGGCGCTTGCGTTCGGCGAGGCCGCCACCGACGAATTCAAGAGCTACACGGCCCGCATCGTCGAGAACGCGGCGGCGCTGGCCGAAGCCCTGGCCGGGCACGGCTTCCGTCTCGTCAGCGGCGGGACCGACAACCATCTGTTGCTGGTCGACCTGCGCGGTTTCGACGAGGAGCTCACGGGGAAGGAGGCGCAGGCCGTGCTCGACGACGCCGGCGTGAGCCTCAACAAGAACACGATTCCCGACGACCCCCGCTCTCCCTTCGTCACCTCGGGCGTGCGCATCGGCACTCCCGCGGTCACGACCCAGGGCATGGGTCCCGCCGAGATGGTCACGATCGCCGAACTGATCGCACGAGCGTTGCGAGAGCGCAACGACCCGGCAGCGGTGGCGGCGGTCAAGGCCGACGCGGCGACCCTGTGCGGGGAATTCCCGCCCTATCCCGACCTGGGGGCCTGA
- the rpiB gene encoding ribose 5-phosphate isomerase B produces MRIAVGSDHAGFHLKESLAQHLRDGGHEVVDCGTHSEERVDYPDFGAAVGRAVVSGEADGGLCVCGSGIGIAIAANKIAGVRAATVHDATSARLSREHNDANVICIGERLVGPQVALDALDAWLGAEFEGGRHEGRVAKLDALGGEVVTRVD; encoded by the coding sequence ATGCGCATCGCCGTCGGTTCCGACCACGCCGGGTTCCACCTGAAGGAGTCCCTGGCCCAGCATCTGCGAGACGGGGGCCACGAGGTCGTCGACTGTGGCACCCACTCCGAGGAGCGGGTCGACTACCCCGACTTCGGTGCGGCGGTGGGCCGGGCCGTCGTCTCGGGCGAGGCCGACGGCGGCCTGTGCGTGTGTGGGAGCGGCATCGGCATCGCCATCGCGGCCAACAAGATCGCCGGCGTGCGCGCCGCGACCGTCCACGACGCCACCTCGGCCCGGCTCTCCAGGGAACACAACGACGCCAACGTGATCTGCATCGGCGAGCGACTCGTCGGCCCCCAGGTGGCGCTCGACGCGCTCGACGCGTGGTTGGGCGCCGAGTTCGAGGGCGGACGCCACGAGGGTCGGGTCGCCAAGCTCGACGCGTTGGGTGGCGAGGTCGTCACCCGGGTCGACTGA
- a CDS encoding MraY family glycosyltransferase — MPALSAYLIVSATAAVVTFVSVPLVRRLSIRIGAIAPADERHVHLVPTPRGGGAAMMFGLLVAFATAALLDEFSGVMAARTEMIGVVIAAAVIFSVGFIDDVREISPPAKLAGMVLAGSVMSLTGVSILFFRVPFFDLLFLSADWSALVTVLWVLGMANAVNFIDGLDGLAGGIIAIASATFLLYALQLGNEGVLDPNNPGALWASITLGLCVGFLPHNVHPARIFMGDGGALLLGLLMAASTMSVGGRTTAEFSGQAFFFFAPIFIPLVILGVPILDTAFAIARRAVKRSAVAEADKEHLHHRLMRLGHGHRRSVLILWLWTALLSAFVLDPTYTGEGDAVVPIGVAALALGLFTVFHPRWRGAAVEVDAADLDVIDAANEKLRAPRRGRRPSP; from the coding sequence ATGCCGGCCCTCTCTGCCTACCTGATCGTCAGCGCGACGGCGGCCGTCGTCACGTTCGTGTCGGTGCCGCTGGTCCGACGTCTGTCGATTCGGATCGGGGCCATCGCTCCAGCCGACGAGCGCCACGTCCATCTCGTGCCGACCCCCCGAGGCGGGGGCGCGGCGATGATGTTCGGCCTGCTCGTGGCCTTCGCCACGGCGGCGCTCCTCGACGAGTTCTCCGGAGTGATGGCGGCCCGCACCGAGATGATCGGGGTGGTGATCGCGGCGGCGGTGATCTTCAGCGTCGGGTTCATCGACGACGTCCGTGAGATCTCACCACCCGCGAAACTCGCCGGGATGGTGCTGGCCGGGTCGGTGATGTCGCTCACCGGCGTGTCGATCCTGTTCTTCCGGGTGCCGTTCTTCGATCTGCTGTTCCTCTCGGCCGATTGGTCGGCGCTCGTGACCGTGCTGTGGGTCCTCGGAATGGCCAACGCGGTCAACTTCATCGACGGGCTCGACGGTCTCGCCGGCGGCATCATCGCGATCGCCTCGGCGACCTTCCTCCTCTACGCCCTGCAGCTCGGCAACGAGGGCGTGCTGGATCCGAACAACCCGGGTGCGCTGTGGGCGAGCATCACCCTCGGCCTGTGCGTCGGGTTCCTGCCGCACAACGTGCATCCGGCCCGGATCTTCATGGGCGACGGCGGCGCGCTGTTGCTCGGACTCCTGATGGCCGCGTCCACGATGTCGGTCGGGGGGCGGACGACCGCGGAGTTCTCCGGCCAGGCGTTCTTCTTCTTCGCCCCCATCTTCATCCCGTTGGTGATCCTCGGCGTGCCGATCCTCGACACCGCGTTCGCCATCGCCCGCCGGGCCGTGAAGCGAAGCGCGGTGGCCGAGGCCGACAAGGAGCACCTGCATCATCGCCTGATGCGACTCGGGCACGGACATCGGCGTTCGGTGCTGATCCTGTGGCTCTGGACGGCCCTGCTGTCGGCGTTCGTCCTGGACCCGACCTACACGGGTGAAGGCGATGCCGTCGTTCCGATCGGCGTCGCGGCCCTTGCTCTCGGCCTGTTCACGGTCTTTCACCCTCGGTGGCGGGGGGCTGCGGTCGAGGTCGATGCCGCCGATCTCGACGTCATCGACGCCGCGAACGAGAAGCTCAGAGCACCTCGACGGGGACGCCGGCCGTCACCTTGA
- a CDS encoding maleylpyruvate isomerase family mycothiol-dependent enzyme, with protein sequence MDAADRSAALEAEGRRLIAVATKDLEAEVPTCPGWRCRDLLRHVAVVWDSLRLAAESPSLDPPDFGQLATLPDDPAALADFAAERLDLLVPVLASVDPGRSVWTWAGEKPMAFWPRRAHLETVVHRVDAEFAANDPTPVDPWVGIDGVDELYTELRAGRTEDLPSGSFHLHQTDGDGEFMLDVVDGSLAVSRAHAKGDAALRATGEDLLLAVWGRRSLDGLEFFGDRDVAEQWIALAS encoded by the coding sequence ATGGATGCAGCCGACCGCAGTGCCGCGCTCGAGGCGGAGGGTCGCCGATTGATCGCCGTCGCCACGAAGGACCTCGAGGCCGAAGTCCCCACGTGCCCGGGCTGGAGATGTCGCGACCTCCTGCGCCATGTCGCGGTGGTCTGGGACTCCCTGCGGCTCGCGGCCGAGTCCCCCTCGCTCGACCCTCCTGACTTCGGCCAACTCGCCACCTTGCCCGACGACCCCGCTGCGCTCGCCGACTTCGCAGCCGAGCGGCTCGATCTCCTCGTTCCGGTCCTGGCGTCGGTCGATCCGGGTCGATCCGTCTGGACCTGGGCAGGGGAGAAGCCGATGGCGTTCTGGCCCCGACGGGCCCACCTCGAGACCGTCGTGCATCGAGTCGACGCCGAGTTCGCGGCGAACGACCCCACACCGGTCGACCCGTGGGTGGGCATCGACGGCGTCGACGAGCTCTACACGGAACTTCGCGCCGGGAGAACCGAAGACCTGCCGTCGGGTTCGTTCCACCTGCACCAGACCGACGGCGACGGCGAGTTCATGCTCGACGTGGTGGACGGCTCCCTGGCGGTCAGCCGCGCGCACGCAAAGGGCGATGCCGCCCTGCGGGCGACCGGCGAGGATCTGCTGCTGGCCGTCTGGGGTCGACGCTCGCTCGACGGGCTCGAGTTCTTCGGAGACCGCGACGTGGCCGAGCAGTGGATCGCGTTGGCGTCATGA
- a CDS encoding L,D-transpeptidase, which yields MDRRTFLLGTGALGLVACSAPERDLLAPYDGVDIELRPGVTTSAGIDAIPDSTTTGVPRSPMEALRDAIEPAEDRVGVSFVARARGSEVTVEENPGDGIPRWTFTNPVASGDDLLFLVEDYDGIEYYQVLLPTRPNGSLGWIRSDSVDLLRHNFAIRVELDEFRLTVFDHEQVVLETTVGVSRDNAPTPRGRYYTTEIIRPARPDSVYGAFAYGLSGFSDTFVTFNGGPGQLGIHGTNDPDSLGTNVSSGCIRMDNDDITRMVEELKVTAGVPVEVL from the coding sequence ATGGACCGACGCACTTTCCTGTTGGGTACCGGTGCACTGGGATTGGTTGCCTGTTCGGCGCCCGAACGCGATCTGCTGGCACCCTACGACGGCGTCGACATCGAGCTCCGGCCAGGCGTCACGACCTCCGCCGGGATCGACGCGATCCCCGACTCCACCACGACCGGTGTCCCCCGGTCGCCGATGGAGGCGCTGCGCGATGCCATCGAGCCGGCCGAGGACCGGGTCGGCGTGTCGTTCGTGGCCCGGGCTCGCGGGAGCGAGGTCACGGTCGAGGAGAACCCCGGCGACGGCATCCCCCGGTGGACGTTCACGAATCCCGTCGCGTCGGGCGACGACCTGCTGTTCCTCGTGGAGGACTACGACGGGATCGAGTACTACCAGGTACTGCTGCCGACCCGGCCCAACGGCTCACTCGGGTGGATCCGCAGCGACAGCGTCGATCTTCTGCGCCACAACTTCGCCATTCGGGTCGAGCTCGACGAGTTCCGCCTGACCGTGTTCGACCACGAACAGGTCGTGCTCGAGACCACCGTCGGCGTTTCTCGCGACAATGCGCCCACGCCGCGCGGGCGGTACTACACGACCGAGATCATCCGCCCGGCCCGACCCGACTCGGTCTACGGGGCGTTCGCCTACGGGCTTTCCGGCTTCTCCGACACGTTCGTGACGTTCAACGGCGGACCGGGCCAGCTCGGCATCCACGGGACGAACGACCCCGACAGCCTGGGAACCAACGTCTCGTCGGGTTGCATCAGGATGGACAACGACGACATCACCAGGATGGTCGAGGAACTCAAGGTGACGGCCGGCGTCCCCGTCGAGGTGCTCTGA
- a CDS encoding L-threonylcarbamoyladenylate synthase, which produces MAPDDLADAAREMRGGGVVVIPTDTVYGLAAAADHTAAVEAMFALKNRPVDVKIAVLVADIDQARHYVELGPVGEALAARYWPGPLTIVAPRHVPGSLAAGDDETLGVRCPDDAVARALAAEVGPIAATSANLHGGDTPVRAAEVAELFPDVRVVLDDGPRPGAASTVVSVVETPPVVLRQGPISDTDIEAIASTDS; this is translated from the coding sequence ATGGCACCTGATGATCTGGCCGACGCCGCCCGCGAGATGCGCGGTGGGGGAGTGGTCGTCATCCCGACCGACACGGTCTACGGACTGGCGGCCGCCGCTGATCACACCGCCGCGGTCGAGGCGATGTTCGCGCTCAAGAACCGCCCCGTCGACGTGAAGATCGCCGTGCTGGTCGCCGACATCGACCAGGCCCGGCACTATGTCGAACTCGGCCCCGTCGGCGAGGCCCTGGCGGCACGGTACTGGCCGGGGCCGCTCACGATCGTCGCACCCCGCCACGTGCCGGGGTCCCTGGCGGCGGGCGACGACGAGACGCTCGGGGTCCGCTGTCCCGACGACGCGGTCGCGCGGGCCCTGGCCGCCGAGGTGGGGCCGATCGCAGCGACGAGCGCCAACCTCCACGGCGGCGACACCCCGGTCCGGGCGGCCGAGGTCGCCGAGCTCTTTCCCGATGTCAGGGTCGTGCTCGACGATGGCCCGCGTCCCGGCGCGGCGTCGACCGTCGTGTCGGTGGTCGAGACGCCTCCGGTCGTGCTGCGCCAGGGTCCGATCAGCGACACCGATATCGAAGCCATCGCGAGCACCGACTCCTAA
- a CDS encoding hemolysin III family protein: MDDPRADLLSPSARRLLRRPRPRFRGVLHRWAALVSVIVGVVVTVGADGSRATTAMAIFSLGNTAMLGVSAIVHLRDWPIERVELMVRLDHCAIFLMFATTATPIAMLGLEPPVAGWLLGVAWTGAVLGIVAEWIPMHPPAGVVNGAYLVFGWSMVVFIPWMLSGLTIGEVALLLGGGAAYTVGAIVVGARRPDPWTDTFGYHEIWHVFVVVAVGIHTAMAVSLAS, encoded by the coding sequence ATGGATGACCCGCGAGCGGACCTCCTTTCACCATCGGCCCGTCGGCTCCTTCGCCGTCCCCGCCCTCGCTTCCGTGGCGTGCTCCATCGTTGGGCCGCGCTGGTCTCGGTCATCGTCGGTGTGGTGGTGACCGTCGGCGCCGACGGAAGTCGCGCCACGACCGCCATGGCGATCTTCTCCCTCGGCAACACCGCGATGCTCGGCGTGAGTGCGATCGTGCACCTGCGCGACTGGCCGATCGAACGCGTCGAGCTCATGGTCCGCCTCGACCATTGCGCGATCTTCCTGATGTTCGCGACGACGGCAACGCCGATCGCGATGCTCGGCCTGGAGCCACCGGTGGCGGGCTGGCTCCTCGGGGTGGCATGGACCGGCGCCGTCCTCGGCATCGTCGCCGAGTGGATCCCCATGCACCCGCCGGCAGGTGTGGTGAACGGCGCCTATCTGGTCTTCGGCTGGTCCATGGTCGTCTTCATCCCCTGGATGCTGTCGGGTCTGACGATCGGTGAAGTGGCGCTGCTGCTCGGGGGCGGCGCGGCCTACACAGTCGGCGCGATCGTGGTGGGAGCGCGGCGTCCCGACCCGTGGACCGACACGTTCGGCTATCACGAGATCTGGCACGTGTTCGTCGTCGTCGCCGTGGGAATCCACACGGCGATGGCGGTGTCGCTCGCCTCCTAG
- a CDS encoding MFS transporter: MSRRRVIHTETSCDDRELERRRRPRVDIVAETEAETLRTGNDGERFGLAEGPFSEYERTLEVAPDGDRWVVRETTTYRLAIPVWGWLFQLPVRRALRSRRDAFGYWWAPPDRLDARAAMVLGLLAAAQIVDGYLGTVLTQTISFATDEFGQGNSAQGWVLGIVRAGVLFSLVTVALADRRGRRSMLVAAGLGSCIFTLMGGLAPDIWTLGGSQLIARGLSTGLGILIAIVAAEEMPARSRAWAASVLVLSAGVGSGLAVNVLRLADLGPRGWRGVYLVGGLGVLVIIWVGRRLPETLRFTHSSDAVVSDVSDAHRDRRRQRLILLAGSAFLLSMFFSPASSFQNDFLKDEQGFSASGISNFTLVTATPAGLGVLLGGYLAETRGRRKVGATGLVIGAGFATLAYFSGGIALWILTLLGVVLGGIAVPAMAVYGPEMFGTHDRGRANGIIVTVGVMGSAVGLIFVGQVSERMGEIGPALAILATGPLIVAWLVLRRYPETAGLELEEINPEDR, encoded by the coding sequence GTGAGCCGTCGCCGAGTGATCCACACCGAGACCTCGTGTGACGACCGCGAACTCGAACGTCGTCGGCGGCCGCGGGTCGACATCGTGGCCGAGACCGAGGCCGAGACCCTCAGGACCGGGAACGACGGCGAGCGCTTCGGGCTCGCCGAAGGACCGTTCAGTGAGTACGAGCGCACCCTCGAGGTGGCACCCGACGGCGACCGCTGGGTCGTGCGCGAGACCACGACGTATCGGCTCGCCATCCCCGTGTGGGGTTGGCTCTTCCAGCTTCCGGTCCGTCGGGCGCTGCGATCCCGCAGGGACGCGTTCGGCTACTGGTGGGCGCCGCCCGACCGCCTCGACGCCCGTGCCGCGATGGTGCTCGGTCTTCTCGCTGCGGCCCAGATCGTCGACGGCTACCTCGGCACCGTGCTGACCCAGACGATCAGCTTCGCCACCGACGAGTTCGGGCAGGGCAACAGTGCCCAGGGGTGGGTGCTCGGCATCGTCCGCGCCGGTGTGCTGTTCAGCCTCGTCACCGTGGCGCTCGCCGACCGTCGGGGCCGCCGTTCGATGCTCGTCGCCGCCGGTCTCGGAAGCTGCATCTTCACCCTCATGGGCGGGCTCGCACCCGACATCTGGACCCTCGGCGGATCACAGCTCATCGCCCGCGGCCTGTCGACGGGACTCGGCATCCTGATCGCCATCGTCGCCGCCGAGGAGATGCCGGCCCGCAGCCGGGCGTGGGCCGCATCCGTCCTCGTGCTCAGCGCCGGCGTCGGTTCGGGTCTGGCGGTCAACGTCCTTCGCCTCGCCGATCTCGGTCCGCGTGGCTGGCGGGGGGTGTATCTGGTGGGCGGGCTCGGGGTACTGGTGATCATCTGGGTCGGCCGGCGCCTGCCGGAGACCCTCCGGTTCACCCACTCCTCCGATGCGGTGGTCAGCGATGTCTCCGACGCACATCGGGACCGGCGTCGACAGCGGCTGATCCTCCTGGCCGGCTCGGCCTTCCTGCTGTCGATGTTCTTCTCGCCCGCCTCGAGCTTCCAGAACGACTTCCTGAAGGACGAACAGGGCTTCAGCGCATCGGGCATCTCGAACTTCACTCTCGTCACCGCAACGCCGGCGGGCCTCGGAGTGCTGCTCGGCGGCTACCTGGCCGAGACGAGGGGGCGCCGCAAGGTCGGCGCCACAGGCCTCGTGATCGGGGCCGGGTTCGCGACCCTCGCGTACTTCTCGGGCGGCATCGCGCTGTGGATCCTGACGCTGCTCGGCGTGGTGCTCGGGGGTATCGCCGTGCCCGCGATGGCCGTCTACGGACCAGAGATGTTCGGGACGCATGATCGCGGCCGGGCCAACGGCATCATCGTGACCGTCGGCGTGATGGGCAGCGCGGTGGGGCTGATCTTCGTCGGGCAGGTGTCCGAACGGATGGGCGAGATCGGCCCGGCCCTCGCCATCCTCGCGACCGGACCGCTCATCGTGGCCTGGCTCGTCCTGCGCCGATATCCCGAGACCGCCGGTCTCGAACTCGAGGAGATCAACCCCGAGGACCGCTGA
- a CDS encoding SDR family oxidoreductase — translation MGTYAISGSASGIGAATRAKLENAGNTVIGIDLRDAEVIGDLSTPEGRATAVDETLERCHGTLDGLVTAAGLGPPLRGNIIARVNYFGSLALLEGLRPALAAAGAAQVVQVGSNSSTTTPNLPSELVDAFLAGDEARVVEIVAAVPEPFDGAMAYGGAKLAISRWCRRASVTDAWVGQGITLNVIAPGPVQTPLFQQGKDDKDFGPLLASFPIPTGEPATPDLMADWIVFMLSPAARFACGSVIFVDGGADAMIRSDAWPDSFSM, via the coding sequence GTGGGGACCTACGCCATCAGCGGTTCGGCATCGGGCATCGGTGCGGCGACGCGGGCCAAGCTCGAGAACGCCGGCAACACGGTGATCGGAATCGATCTGCGCGACGCCGAGGTGATCGGCGATCTCTCCACACCCGAGGGCCGCGCCACCGCCGTGGACGAGACCCTCGAACGCTGCCACGGCACCCTCGACGGCCTCGTGACCGCTGCCGGCCTCGGCCCGCCGTTGCGGGGCAACATCATCGCCCGGGTGAACTACTTCGGTTCGCTCGCCCTCCTGGAGGGTCTGCGACCCGCGCTGGCCGCCGCCGGTGCCGCCCAGGTGGTCCAGGTCGGCTCGAACTCGTCGACCACGACACCGAACCTGCCGAGCGAGTTGGTCGACGCGTTCCTGGCCGGCGACGAGGCACGCGTCGTGGAGATCGTCGCAGCAGTACCCGAGCCGTTCGACGGTGCGATGGCCTACGGCGGGGCCAAGCTCGCCATCTCGCGATGGTGCCGGAGGGCCTCGGTCACCGACGCCTGGGTGGGCCAGGGCATCACCTTGAACGTGATCGCACCCGGGCCGGTCCAGACGCCGCTGTTCCAGCAGGGAAAGGACGACAAGGACTTCGGGCCGTTGCTCGCGAGCTTCCCGATCCCCACCGGGGAACCCGCGACCCCGGACCTGATGGCCGACTGGATCGTCTTCATGCTCTCGCCCGCCGCGCGGTTCGCCTGCGGGTCGGTGATCTTCGTCGACGGCGGTGCCGACGCCATGATCCGCAGCGACGCCTGGCCCGACTCGTTCTCGATGTAG